Part of the Sulfuricella denitrificans skB26 genome is shown below.
CCGAAACCGATCACCGTACCCTTCTGGTTAATGATGGGAAACATGATCCGGTCGCGAAAACGGTCGTAGCGCTTGCCTTCGCCCTCGATCACCAGTCCCGCCTGCACCAGAGCTTTCGCCTGGTAGTCAGAAAAAACCGTGGCGAGGTTTTGCCAGCCTCCCGGCGCATAGCCGATACCGAAGCGCGCCGCGATTTCGCCGGAAAGACCGCGTTTTTTCAGGTATGCGATCGCCCCTTCTGAGCGCTTTAGCTCATCGCGGTAATAATGGGTCGCATGCTGCATCGCCTCGGTCAGGGCCTCAAAATCACCTTCTGTCTTGCGCTCATAATGCCCGGATTCCTCTTTCGGCACCGTCAGGCCAGCACTTCTGGCCAATTCCTCCACCGCTTCGACGAAGCCCAGACCCTGGTGCTCCATGACAAACCCAATGGCGCTGCCGTGCGCGCCGCAACCGAAGCAATGGTAAAACTGCTTGGTAGGACTAACCGAAAATGATGGGGATTTTTCGCTGTGGAACGGGCAGCAGGCGACATAGTTCGCGCCCGCCTTCTTGAGCGGGACGTAGCGGTCCACCACGTCAACGATATCCAGGCGATTGAGAAGATCCTGGACGAAGGACTGCGGAATCATGAGCCCCCTGCTAAAGCATTACACCAAAACAGCTCCGCCCACTACGGAATACGGGAATCGGATACGGCGGACGGACGGATGAAACTGTGGAGTTGAAACGCTTAGCCGCCCAGTTTGGCTTTGATCAGGGCAGACACCTTGCCCATATCGGCACGTCCGGCCATTTGCGGCTTGACGATCGCCATAACCTTGCCCATGTCCTTCACGCCAGCCGCCCCGGAGGAAGCAATCGCGGCAACAACCAGCGCCTCGGCCTCGGAGTCCGTCAGGGGCTGCGGCATATAACCCTGCAGCACCGACACCTCGAACTTCTCGATGTCAGCCAGATCCTGTCGTCCAGCGGATTCGAACTGGGAAATGGAGTCGCGCCGCTGCTTGAGCATTTTCTCGATCGCCGCGATCACCTGATCATCGGAGAGCTCGATGCGCTCGTCCACCTCGCGCTGCTTGATCGCGGCCATAAGCAGCCGGATCGCCGCAAGGCGTGACACATCCTTGGCACGCATCGCCGATTTCATATCCTCGGCGATTTGAAGCCTGAGACTCATTGAATCAATAGAGCTTGGGGGGGAGCATCTGGCTGCGCAGGCGCTTGAAGTGGCGCTTGACAGCAGCAGCCATCTTGCGCTTGCGCTCAGCAGTGGGCTTCTCGTAAAATTCGCGAGCGCGAAGTTCAGTCAGCAGACCGGTTTTTTCCACAGCGCGCTTGAAGCGGCGCAGAGCTACATCGAACGGCTCGTTTTCCTTGACACGTACACTCGGCATGAGTAAATCACCTTAAATTTAGTAATGAGTTTTGAAGCAAGTCGATAATTATATCGGCTAAATAATCTTTTTCATAGCCAAATTTACCGTTCCCTGCAAAACCGCTATGATGGCGGCCTTATGCTAGTCCTCGGAATCGAAACCTCCTGCGATGAAACCGGCGTTGCTCTGTACCATACGGAGCGGGGCTTGCTCGCCCATGCATTGCACTCGCAGGTGGCGATGCACGCTGAATATGGCGGGGTAGTACCGGAACTCGCTTCACGTGATCACATCCGGCGCGTGCTGCCACTGACCCGGCAAACCCTGCAGCAAGCCGGCTGCACCCTGGACGACATCGGGGCCATCGCCTATACCGAAGGGCCAGGGCTAGCCGGGGCGCTACTGGTAGGCGCCAGCATTGCCGCCGCGCTTGGATTCGCACTCAAGGTGCCTGTCATCGGCATTCACCATCTTGAAGGCCACCTGCTCGCGCCATTGCTCGAACCCAATCCGCCCGCCTTCCCGTTCGTCGCCCTGCTGGTTTCTGGCGGCCACAGCCAGTTGATGAAAGTTTCCGGCATTGGCGCCTACGAAACCCTGGGAGAAACCCTGGACGACGCCGCCGGCGAAGCCTTCGACAAAACCGCCAAATTGCTCGGACTAGGCTATCCGGGTGGACCGGCGCTATCCATGCGGGCCGAGCAGGGTGTGCCGGGGCGATTCAAGCTGCCGCGGCCCATGATCAATAGCGGCGACCTCAATTTCAGCTTCAGCGGCCTGAAGACTGCAGTGCTGACCCTGGCCAGACAGCAGACGCTGGACGACCAGACCGTGAACGACATCGCCCGCGCATTTCAGGACGCCATCGTTGAAGTACTCACAGTCAAATCACTGGCTGCACTGGGCCAGAGCGGCCTGGACCGGTTGGTGGTAGCCGGCGGAGTGGGAGCCAACCGGCAGTTGCGCGAAAAGCTCTCTGCGCTTTC
Proteins encoded:
- a CDS encoding GatB/YqeY domain-containing protein translates to MSLRLQIAEDMKSAMRAKDVSRLAAIRLLMAAIKQREVDERIELSDDQVIAAIEKMLKQRRDSISQFESAGRQDLADIEKFEVSVLQGYMPQPLTDSEAEALVVAAIASSGAAGVKDMGKVMAIVKPQMAGRADMGKVSALIKAKLGG
- the rpsU gene encoding 30S ribosomal protein S21, giving the protein MPSVRVKENEPFDVALRRFKRAVEKTGLLTELRAREFYEKPTAERKRKMAAAVKRHFKRLRSQMLPPKLY
- the tsaD gene encoding tRNA (adenosine(37)-N6)-threonylcarbamoyltransferase complex transferase subunit TsaD, which encodes MLVLGIETSCDETGVALYHTERGLLAHALHSQVAMHAEYGGVVPELASRDHIRRVLPLTRQTLQQAGCTLDDIGAIAYTEGPGLAGALLVGASIAAALGFALKVPVIGIHHLEGHLLAPLLEPNPPAFPFVALLVSGGHSQLMKVSGIGAYETLGETLDDAAGEAFDKTAKLLGLGYPGGPALSMRAEQGVPGRFKLPRPMINSGDLNFSFSGLKTAVLTLARQQTLDDQTVNDIARAFQDAIVEVLTVKSLAALGQSGLDRLVVAGGVGANRQLREKLSALSARRGFEVYYPKLEFCTDNGAMIAFAGAMRIKLTPAKGWKFNVRPRWDLAQLESTAI